The Rhododendron vialii isolate Sample 1 chromosome 6a, ASM3025357v1 genome includes a window with the following:
- the LOC131331535 gene encoding TPR repeat-containing thioredoxin TTL1-like has protein sequence MSHIDTLTGRLRNSLNFSDNANNTNNKPDFRELDPGSPVSTLRNSSGPAPSGLTSNTSSSSSSSGSASGRTGPNPAHHKRSNSSPTQNHNHSGELSGSVESSPTSHGRCKRPPSDSVNSPSPGNVLPAGNICPSGKILKSGMVSRGSKTDVLGSGSVNYGHGSIMRGGGGAAKSAGGGGDAAVNCSRIGVVDPEELKRLGNEQYKTGNLSEALGFYDRAIAIAPGNATYRFNKAVALTGLKRLGEAVREYEEAVRLDAGYVKAHHRLGSLLVRLGQGENARRHICYQGYQPDANELQKLQALETHLRKCTDARKIGDWRSALREVDAAIAAGADASPQLHACRTEALLKLHQLEEASFSLSNIPKFEPLSPSSSHTKIFGMLFEAYVLFVRAQIEMAFGRFENAVTAIEKAGQIDLRSVEVSVLLNNVRLVARARARGNDLFKSERFTEACSAYGEGLKHDPSNSVLYCNRAACWFKLGLWEHSVDDCNQALRIQPNYTKALLRRAASNCKLERWAEAVRDYEVLSRELPHDNEVAESLFHAQVAMKKSRGEDVHNLKFGGEVESVSGLEQFKAAISSPGASVVHFKAVSNLQCNQISPFLNALCGRFPSINFLMVDVEESPAVAIAENVRILPTFKIYKNGSRVKEMVCPSPEVLESSVRHYSF, from the exons atgtcgCATATCGACACTCTGACCGGCCGCTTACGAAACTCCCTCAACTTCTCCGACAACGCCAATAACACGAACAACAAGCCGGACTTCAGAGAACTCGATCCGGGTTCGCCCGTTTCGACCCTGCGCAACTCGTCCGGTCCAGCCCCGAGTGGGCTCACCTCCAACACCAGCAGCAGCTCCAGCTCCTCCGGATCCGCCTCCGGCAGGACCGGGCCCAACCCGGCCCACCACAAGAGATCCAATTCGAGCCCCACCCAGAACCACAACCACTCCGGCGAGCTCTCCGGGTCCGTCGAGAGCTCCCCGACTTCGCACGGCAGGTGCAAACGGCCGCCGTCTGATTCCGTTAACTCGCCGTCTCCCGGCAACGTGCTCCCCGCCGGCAACATTTGCCCGTCGGGGAAGATTCTGAAGTCGGGGATGGTCAGCCGCGGCTCGAAGACCGACGTGTTGGGGTCGGGATCGGTTAATTATGGCCACGGCAGCATAATgcgcggcggcggcggcgcgGCCAAATCGGCCGGAGGGGGTGGGGACGCGGCGGTGAATTGTTCGAGAATTGGGGTGGTGGATCCGGAGGAGCTGAAGAGGCTGGGCAACGAGCAGTACAAGACTGGGAACTTATCTGAGGCGCTGGGGTTCTACGACAGGGCTATCGCCATTGCGCCCGGAAACGCCACATACAGGTTTAACAAGGCGGTGGCGTTGACGGGGTTGAAGCGGCTGGGAGAGGCGGTGAGGGAGTACGAGGAGGCGGTCCGGTTGGATGCGGGTTATGTTAAGGCGCATCACCGGTTGGGGTCACTTCTTGTTCG TCTAGGGCAGGGTGAAAATGCAAGAAGGCACATTTGTTATCAAGGATACCAACCAGATGCAAATGAGTTGCAGAAGTTGCAAGCATTGGAAACGCATTTACGTAAGTGCACCGATGCTCGAAAGATTGGTGACTGGAGAAGTGCATTGAGGGAAGTTGATGCTGCCATTGCTGCTGGAGCTGATGCTTCTCCTCAG CTACATGCATGTCGAACGGAAGCACTATTGAAGCTCCACCAACTAGAAGAGGCCAGTTTCAGTCTGTCAAACATTCCCAAATTCGAACCATTGAGTCCATCTAGCTCACATACAAAGATTTTTGGAATGCTGTTCGAAGCATACGTCTTATTTGTCCGAGCCCAAATTGAGATGGCATTTGGAAG GTTTGAGAATGCAGTTACGGCCATTGAGAAAGCGGGCCAGATAGATCTGCGTAGTGTCGAAGTCTCAGTTTTGCTCAACAACGTGAGGCTGGTGGCAAGAGCTCGTGCACGTGGCAATGATCTCTTCAAATCTGAGAGATTCACTGAAGCTTGTTCCGCTTATGGCGAAGGCCTTAAACATGATCCTTCAAATTCGGTTCTTTACTGCAACAGAGCAGCTTGTTGGTTTAAGCTTGGGCTTTGGGAGCATTCTGTTGATGATTGCAACCAAGCTCTACGAATCCAGCCTAATTACACTAAAGCACTGCTGAGAAGGGCTGCCTCAAACTGCAAG CTCGAGCGATGGGCTGAAGCCGTCAGGGATTATGAGGTTTTGAGCAGGGAGCTCCCACATGACAATGAGGTTGCTGAGTCTTTATTCCACGCCCAAGTTGCAATGAAGAAATCCCGAGGGGAAGATGTTCATAATTTGAAGTTTGGCGGGGAAGTGGAGTCAGTATCAGGTCTCGAGCAGTTCAAAGCTGCAATTTCTTCTCCTG GTGCTTCTGTAGTCCACTTCAAAGCAGTATCCAATCTACAATGCAATCAGATATCTCCATTTCTCAATGCGTTATGTGGGCGCTTCCCATCCATAAACTTCCTCATG GTGGATGTGGAGGAGAGCCCGGCAGTTGCAATTGCTGAGAACGTGAGGATCTTACCAACTTTCAAGATTTACAAGAATGGAAGCCGGGTCAAAGAAATGGTTTGCCCGAGTCCAGAGGTGCTGGAGTCCTCGGTGAGGCACTATAGTTTTTAG